The window CGTGTTCGCGCTGCTGAACACCGACATCATGGTGCGGCCCGTGACGCTCTGCGTCTCCAAGGTCACCGTCGACAACCCGCGCTACACCAACATCCTGATGGGCACGGTGCAGTTCGCGATCGCCAACGGCGTGCTCGACGCGGTGCGCGAGGGGCTGATCCCGAAGGAGAAGGCCAACGACCTCGGCATCATCTGCTCGGTCTGGCTCGCGCCCACCATCGTCGACGTCGAGAACCTCGACCACAAGGTCCTGTTCGACATCCATCGCAAGGGCATGACCCAGGCGATCCGCAAGGCGATGTCGAACGAGCCGACGATCGACTGGCTGCTGGAGAACCAGGAGCGGATCACCCACAAGTATTATCAGATGGGCCTCGACGGTAAGGTCTGAGCCTGAGGGCGGCCGCTGCGCGCCGCCTCCGCCACCCGCGCCGTCATGGTCCGGCTTGACCGCACCATCCATCTCCGACGTCGACACCGACGTCTGACGTGGGTCCTCCGCTCGAGCCGGAGGACGATGGGGAGGGTGGCCTCCGCCGGGACGTGGACGACGCCGCGGCGGACGCCGTTTGGATCAGGCGAAGGCGCCGTTGATGCCGGAGGGGAAGAAGCCGCCTTTCGCGCCGGTGGGCGACAGGTAGACGATGTTCTTCACCTGAGGGACCGAGCGGCTGAACGCGACGCCGAAGGCGTCGGTCGGAACGAGGTTCGCCTTGTTCGCCGTGCCGATCCCCTGGTCGATCTCGCTCGCGCCGTCGAGCGAGTCGCGGGCGTTCGAGATCGCCTGCGCGGCGTCGAACAGTCCGAGGCCGAACAGGATCGTGCGGATGACGCCTGCGTGGTAGGCCTCGACCGCGAGGATGCCGGCGGCGGTCTCGAGCAGCGCCTTGTTGGCGAGCAGCGGGGCCGCGCCCTTGTAGGCGGTCACGCCGACGTCCTCGAAGATGTAGGCCGCCAGCAGGAAATTGGTCTCGTTCGCGAAGGCGTCGAAGGTCTGGCCCTCGCCGATCAGGCCCGCGGCCTGGGCCGCGGCGGTGAAGCTGTCGGTCAGATTGATCGCCGGCCGCGCCACGCGCTGGGAGCCGAGGGCGCCGCGCAGCAGCTTGACGTGCTTCTCCTCGTCGTCCGCGATCTCTTCGGCGTAAAGGCGGATGTTCTTGGTGGCGAAGGTCACCTTGCGGCCGCCGATCACGCCGCCGAGGCGCCCCGTGCCGGAGATGTCGCCGCTCGCGAGGCCGCGACCGAAGGCGGCGCGGACGTAGAACTCGGCTTCGAGATACTCGAGGTTCAGCGCGAAGTTGAGCACGTCGAGGTCGGTCGTCGCGGCGGCGGCGGGCGCAGCGCCCGTCGCGGCGAACACGGCGGCGCCGGCTGCGCCGAGACCGCAGGCGCGGATGAAGGCGCGGCGTCCGGCTTCGAGGTCGAGGACGGCGGGGCGCGGGGTCTTGTCGGTCGTGTGCGTCATGGTCGGTCGGGCTCCCTTGAGGGCTTTGATCTGGCCGCGGGTCGGCGCGCGGCGTCCCACGCGGGACGCGGCGCTTTACGCAAACGAAGGCTCACGCCGCCGCGCGGGGTCGCGCGGAGGCCAGTCGGCGAAGCCCTGCGGCTCGCGACGAAAAGGTCAGAACTTGTAGGCGAGGCCCGCGCGGACGAAGTGCGCGTCCTGTTCGATCTCGACCGGCTGGGTTCCGCCGACCGCGCTGCGGGACGTGAACTTCTCCTTGCCGAAGTCGACGTACTGGTACTCGGCGCGGACGATCACGTTGTCGGTGACCGCATAGTCGACGCCGCCGCCCACGGCGTAGCCGTACCGGGTCCCGGAGGACTTCTTGCGGAAGTCGAACGGGGCCCCGAACGGGCTGTCACGCTTGAAGTCGACGTCGCCGCCGATCGCGAGGCCGCCGGTGCCGAACACCAGGATGCGATCGAAGGCGTAGCCGATCCGGCCGCGGACCGTTCCGAACAGGTCGTCGGCGTTTGCTTTGCAGGTGAAGGTGAACGGCGCGCCGTTGCCGCAGCCTTTCGACTTGCCGCCGAAGTCTCCGATCGTGACGTCCGCTTCCGCGCCGACCACGATCGCGTCGAACTGGTAGTTCACGCCGACGAACGCGGTGCCGGTCAGGCCGTCGAGCGAGTTCTTGTAGCTGAACCGGTCACCCAGCCCGCGGTTCTTCACGTCGAGGTCGCTGAAGGCGTAGCCGATCGCGCCGCCGACGTAGACGCCGCTCCAGGTGAAGCCGGACACGGCGATCGCCTCGGCGGGGGCTTCGAACGGCAGGTCGGCCGCGCGCGCCGGGACGGTCGAAGCCGCCAAGGCCGTCGCCAGAGCGAGGCATGAGGTCGTGAACAGGCGCATGCGAAGACCCTCCAGTCAGGGCCGGTAGAATGGACCCGTCTTCGCTGCTGACAATCGCTACTTCAGTATCCTTGGAGTTGCGAAGTCGAGTCTGTGTCTAAATCTCAACACGACTTTATAGCGTGGAATTTATGCACTGTGGATTTTGAAGAATTACGTGACGTCGGCCGAAGTAAAACTTCGCTGGGGCGGCGCGACCCCGGCCTCGCGACAGCGAAATCCGGCGATCATTGCAGACGCGCGCCAGTGAATACAGCTTCAAGTTGCGGCGGGAGGCGTTTGGTTACCTCGCGTGATCGGCGCGGCGCGTGGAAGGTTGCATCGCGCAGGGCGCCGGCCGCGGGGGATCTGCTGGATCTCGCCTGGGTTGTGCTGGCGCCGGCGCTCGCGTCATAAACCGCTTGGAAACCCGCCGGAAAAAATCGTTCGAGCGACACAACCAGAAGGGCGCTCCGCGCGTACGCGGCCGTCTCGCACGCGACGGGGCGGGTTATGGGCCCGCCCCGTCGTGGCGCTTCAGCAGCAGCGCATCACGCCGGTCCGCCCGCCGCCGCCGTAGCGGCGGTCGGTGGCGTCCCGGAAGAAGGCGGAGCGGGTCATCGGCTCCGTCTCCGGATGGGTCGCCCGGATGTGGGCGACGTAGCGGTCGTAGTCCGGTACCCCGACCATCAGATGGGCGGTCTCCCGCGCGGCCCGGCAGGCGCAGACCAGCGGGTCGAGCTTGAGGCGGACGGACTGGAGCGCCTGTCGCATCGGGTCACTCCGCCGGCGCGACGTGCGCGTCGTTGGCGGTGACGTCGTCGGATTTCAGGGCGATGAAGATCCACTTCAGCCCGAAGAACACCATGGCGATCACCACCGACATGAAGGCGATGGTGAGGCCGGCGTTGACGTAGTCGTTGAACACGATGCGGCCCATCTGCTCCACGGTCTTCGCCGGGGCGAGGATCTGGCCTCCGGCCGCCGCGTCGCCGAACTTCCGGGCGTGGGCCAGGAAGCCGATGGCGGGCGAGGGGTGAAACAGCTTCTCGGCGCCTGCGGTGAGCGTGCAGATCAGCAGCCACACCGTCGGGACGATCGTGACCCAAGCGTAGCGCTGCCGCTTCATCTTGAACAGCGCGACCGTGCACAGCATCAGGGCGATCGCCGCCAGCATCTGGTTAGAGATGCCGAACAGCGGCCACAGCGTGTTGATGCCGCCCAGCGGATCGATGACGCCCTGGTAGAGGAAGTAGCCCCAGGCGGTCACCGCGATCGCCGTGGCGATCACGTTCGCCGTCCACGACTTGGTGTCGCGGAACGACGGCACGGCGTTGCCGACGAGGTCCTGGATCATGAAGCGGCAGACGCGCGTGCCGGCGTCGACCGTGGTCAGGATGAACAGAGCCTCGAACAGGATGGCGAAGTGATACCAGAACGCCATCAGCGCCTCGCCGCCGATGAGCTGCGAGAGGATGTGCGACATGCCGACGGCGAGCGTCGGCGCGCCGCCGGCGCGGGACAGGATGGTGCTTTCGCCGACCTGCTGGGCGATCAGCGTGAGGTCGGCGCGCGTCACGAGGAAGCCCCAGGCCGAGACGGCGGCGGCGGCGCTTTCGGGCGTCGTGCCGATCAGCGCGGCCGGGCTGTTCATCGCGAAGTAGACGCCGGGGTCCAGAACCGAGGCCGCGATCAGCGCCATGATGGCGACGAAGCTCTCGGTGAGCATCGCGCCGTAGCCGATGAAGCGGGCCTGGGTTTCGTTCTCGATCAGCTTCGGCGTGGTGCCGGAGGCGATCAGCGCGTGGAAGCCCGAGACCGCGCCGCAGGCGATGGTGATGAACAGGAAGGGGAACAGCGAGCCGGCGAACACCGGGCCGGTGCCGTCGACGAACTTCGTCACCGCCGGCATCTTCACGTCCGGCATCACCACGAGGATGCCGACGGCGAGACCGACGACGGCGCCGATCTTCAGGAAGGTCGAGAGGTAGTCGCGCGGCGCGAGCAGCAGCCACACCGGGATCACCGAGGCCACGAAGCCGTAGCCGATGATCATCAGGGCGATGGCCTCGCCCTTGAAGGTGAACAGCGGCGCGAGCGTCGGGCTTTCCGCCACGTGCTGGCCGTAGACGATCGAGGCCATGAGCAGCACGACGCCGATCACCGAGATCTCGCCGACGTGGCCCGGGCGCAGGTAGCGCCCGTAAAGCCCCATGAACAGCGCGATCGGGATCGTCGCCGCGACGGTGAACATGCCCCAGGGCGAGCCCACCAGCGCCTTCACGACGACGAGCGCGAGCACCGCCAGCAGGATGATCATGATGAGCAGGATGCCGATCTGGGCGATCATGCCTGCGGTCTGGCCCATCTCCTGGCGGATGATGTCGCCGAGCGAGCGGCCGTCCCGGCGGGTCGAGAGGAACAGGACGATGAAGTCCTGCACCGCGCCGGCGAACACGACGCCGACGATGATCCACAGCGTGCCGGGCAGGTAGCCCATCTGCGCCGCGAGCACGGGGCCGACCAGCGGGCCGGCGCCGGCGATGGCCGCGAAGTGGTGGCCGAACAGCACGTATTTGTTGGTCGGAACGTAGTCGAGGCCGTCGTTCAGACGGGTCGCCGGCGTCGCGTAGCGGGGATCGAGCCGCAGCACCTTGTTCGCGATGAACAGGCCGTAATAGCGGTAGGCGACGAGGTAGCTGCAGACCGCCGCGACGACGATCCAGAGCGCGCCGATCGATTCGCCGCGGTGGAGCGCGACGGTGCCGAGCGCGAAGGCGCCGATCAGCGCGAGCGCGATCCAGGGTGCATGGGAACGTATGGCTGTCATCGGGGCCCTCCCGGCCAAGCCGCGGGCGCCATCTTTTCAATTGTTCCGCCCGCTAACGTTCTTTCCTTAATCCCATCCGCAGCGGTACGTAAACGCCGCGCAGCCCGCGTCCCCCGAAATAAGCTGTCCCGTTGAAGACGGATGCGCGCCTGTGCTCCTAAGGCTATGTTCGCGCTTGCGGACGCCCGGAGGTCCGCGCACCTGGACAGACAATGCTCGACAAGCTGGATTTCCTTCTCGCCCTCGCACAGGAGCGGCATTTCGGGCGCGCCGCCGAGACCTGCGGCGTCACCCAACCCACGCTGTCCGCCGGCGTGAAGCAGCTCGAGGACGCGCTCGGCGTGCGGCTCGTCGAGCGCGGCTCGCGCTTCCACGGCTTCACGCCCGAGGGGCAGCGCGCGCTGGAATGGGCGCGCCGCATCGTCGGCGACGCCCGCGCCATGCGCCAGGACATCGACGCGCTGAAGCGCGGCGTCGTGGGGCACCTGCGGATCGCGGTGATCCCGACCGCGCTGCCGATGGTGGCGCAACTCACTACGCCCTACCGCGCGCAGCACCCCGACGTCCGCTTCACGATCCTGAGCAGCACCTCGCTCGACATCGGCGCCGCGCTCGACAATCTCGAGGTCGACGCCGGCATCACCTATCTCGACAACGAGCCGCTGGGCCGGGTGTCCGTGACACCGATCTGGCGGGAGGGCTACCGCCTCATCACCGCCGCCGACGGCGAGTTCGGCGCGCGGGAGACGGTCACCTGGCGCGACGTCGGCCGGCTGCCGCTCTGCCTGCTGACGCCGGACATGCAGAACCGCCGGATCGTCGAGACGCTTTTGCGCGAGGCCGGCGCTTCGCCTTCGCCGACGCTCGAATCGAACGATACGGTCGTCCTGCTCAGCCATGTCCGCACCGGCGCCTGGTCGAGCGTGCTGCAGCAGAGCTTCACCGACGTCATGGGCCTGCCGCCCAACATCCGGTCGATCCCGATCGTCGACCCGGAGGTGGTGCACACGGTGGGGCTGGTGGTGCCGCATCGCGACCCGACGACGCCGGCCACCACGGCCCTGGTCGCCACGGCGAAGGCGCTCGCCGCGCGGCTTGCGTCAGTGTAGCCGGATACCGCTTTTTGGGCGCGCCGCGTCGCGTGCCCGATAGGAATGTTCTATCGCGTAACGGAACACGCCCATTGATGCGGGAGGGAGAAGGACCCA is drawn from Methylopila sp. 73B and contains these coding sequences:
- a CDS encoding formaldehyde-activating enzyme, with protein sequence MSNRIVLRAGEALVAGGPPGTAAEPEVVIGELDGPVGTALATLTGDQVAGHTRVFALLNTDIMVRPVTLCVSKVTVDNPRYTNILMGTVQFAIANGVLDAVREGLIPKEKANDLGIICSVWLAPTIVDVENLDHKVLFDIHRKGMTQAIRKAMSNEPTIDWLLENQERITHKYYQMGLDGKV
- a CDS encoding ferritin-like domain-containing protein; its protein translation is MTHTTDKTPRPAVLDLEAGRRAFIRACGLGAAGAAVFAATGAAPAAAATTDLDVLNFALNLEYLEAEFYVRAAFGRGLASGDISGTGRLGGVIGGRKVTFATKNIRLYAEEIADDEEKHVKLLRGALGSQRVARPAINLTDSFTAAAQAAGLIGEGQTFDAFANETNFLLAAYIFEDVGVTAYKGAAPLLANKALLETAAGILAVEAYHAGVIRTILFGLGLFDAAQAISNARDSLDGASEIDQGIGTANKANLVPTDAFGVAFSRSVPQVKNIVYLSPTGAKGGFFPSGINGAFA
- a CDS encoding outer membrane protein; amino-acid sequence: MRLFTTSCLALATALAASTVPARAADLPFEAPAEAIAVSGFTWSGVYVGGAIGYAFSDLDVKNRGLGDRFSYKNSLDGLTGTAFVGVNYQFDAIVVGAEADVTIGDFGGKSKGCGNGAPFTFTCKANADDLFGTVRGRIGYAFDRILVFGTGGLAIGGDVDFKRDSPFGAPFDFRKKSSGTRYGYAVGGGVDYAVTDNVIVRAEYQYVDFGKEKFTSRSAVGGTQPVEIEQDAHFVRAGLAYKF
- a CDS encoding YbdD/YjiX family protein yields the protein MRQALQSVRLKLDPLVCACRAARETAHLMVGVPDYDRYVAHIRATHPETEPMTRSAFFRDATDRRYGGGGRTGVMRCC
- a CDS encoding carbon starvation CstA family protein codes for the protein MTAIRSHAPWIALALIGAFALGTVALHRGESIGALWIVVAAVCSYLVAYRYYGLFIANKVLRLDPRYATPATRLNDGLDYVPTNKYVLFGHHFAAIAGAGPLVGPVLAAQMGYLPGTLWIIVGVVFAGAVQDFIVLFLSTRRDGRSLGDIIRQEMGQTAGMIAQIGILLIMIILLAVLALVVVKALVGSPWGMFTVAATIPIALFMGLYGRYLRPGHVGEISVIGVVLLMASIVYGQHVAESPTLAPLFTFKGEAIALMIIGYGFVASVIPVWLLLAPRDYLSTFLKIGAVVGLAVGILVVMPDVKMPAVTKFVDGTGPVFAGSLFPFLFITIACGAVSGFHALIASGTTPKLIENETQARFIGYGAMLTESFVAIMALIAASVLDPGVYFAMNSPAALIGTTPESAAAAVSAWGFLVTRADLTLIAQQVGESTILSRAGGAPTLAVGMSHILSQLIGGEALMAFWYHFAILFEALFILTTVDAGTRVCRFMIQDLVGNAVPSFRDTKSWTANVIATAIAVTAWGYFLYQGVIDPLGGINTLWPLFGISNQMLAAIALMLCTVALFKMKRQRYAWVTIVPTVWLLICTLTAGAEKLFHPSPAIGFLAHARKFGDAAAGGQILAPAKTVEQMGRIVFNDYVNAGLTIAFMSVVIAMVFFGLKWIFIALKSDDVTANDAHVAPAE
- a CDS encoding LysR family transcriptional regulator; amino-acid sequence: MLDKLDFLLALAQERHFGRAAETCGVTQPTLSAGVKQLEDALGVRLVERGSRFHGFTPEGQRALEWARRIVGDARAMRQDIDALKRGVVGHLRIAVIPTALPMVAQLTTPYRAQHPDVRFTILSSTSLDIGAALDNLEVDAGITYLDNEPLGRVSVTPIWREGYRLITAADGEFGARETVTWRDVGRLPLCLLTPDMQNRRIVETLLREAGASPSPTLESNDTVVLLSHVRTGAWSSVLQQSFTDVMGLPPNIRSIPIVDPEVVHTVGLVVPHRDPTTPATTALVATAKALAARLASV